Genomic window (Actinomycetota bacterium):
TCCTCGGGATCGAAATCGGTCGTCGTCGTGCCGTCCTCCACCCGGCCCTGACGGTTGATCGCGCCCGAGCAGTAGAGCAGCGCCTCCGCCAGGGTGGTCTTGCCGGCTCCGCCGTGCCCGACGAGGGCGACGTTACGGATCCTGGCCGGGGGAAAGCTCTTCACCGGGCGCCTCGCTCACGTTGGAGGATTGGGGACGGAATGTCGCCAGATTAGTGGGGTGTCCTGTAGCGTGGAGCAGCCAACACAACCGCAATCGACAGCCAGTACGAACAGGGAGCTCCGATGTTCGACGGACGCTGGCGGACGCGCGTCGAACAAGGCCTCGTGCCTGTCGGCACGAACCTCCGTCGCACCGGCATCAGCGCCGATCACCTCACCGCCGCCGGTCTCGTGCTGGCGGGGGCGGCAGCCGTCACGATCGGCGCCGGGTGGCTCGGGCTGGGAGTCGTGTTGCTCGTCGCCGCCGCGCTCCCCGATCTGCTCGACGGCGCGGTCGCGAAGGCCTCCGGCACCGCGTCGGTTCGCGGCGCCTTCTTCGACTCGGTCGCCGACCGTGTCACCGACAGCCTCGTGCTCGGGGGCGTGGCGTGGTACCTCGCCACCTCGCGACCCGGCAGTCGCATCGTCGTCCTCGCGGTGGCGGTGCTCGCGTCGTCGTCGCTGATCTCTTACCAGCGGGCCAAGGCCGAGTCGCTGGGTCTCGACGCACGCGGCGGCCTGATGGAACGTGCGGAGCGGATCATCGTCCTCGCCTTCGGGCTCGCGTTCAGCGTCCTGCTCGTTCCGGTGCTGTGGGTCATGCTCGTGCTCACCCTGATCACCGCGGTCCAACGCTTCGTCAAGGTCTGGCGGCAGGCGTCGGCACCCCCCAAGGTCAAACGCCCGGTCGGCCGGTGGCGGAGCTGGCGGCCGGTGGCCGGCGTCGCGAGCACGGGCGACTGGCGCCGGCGTCGCCTGCCCCGGGCCGATCGTCCGCGCGTGCCGTCGGCGTGGAGACGGCGGGCCCACACGCGTCCCTGACCGCCTGGCGCGAGCGAACCCCCTACTACGCGTACCGCACCGCGGGCGCGATCGCGGAGGCGATGCCCGCGCGCGTCGCGTCGGGCGCGGCCTGGGTGCTCGGCAAGACGCTCGCGCGCACCATGCGCCAGCGGCACCGCATGATCGGCCGCCACCTCCAGCGGGTGCACGGCGGCACGCTCGACGAGCGGGCCCTGCGCCGCGAGGTGCAGCGGGCGTTCGACTCCTACGCCCGCTACTGGATGGAGGCGTTCCGACTGACCCG
Coding sequences:
- a CDS encoding CDP-alcohol phosphatidyltransferase family protein, whose translation is MFDGRWRTRVEQGLVPVGTNLRRTGISADHLTAAGLVLAGAAAVTIGAGWLGLGVVLLVAAALPDLLDGAVAKASGTASVRGAFFDSVADRVTDSLVLGGVAWYLATSRPGSRIVVLAVAVLASSSLISYQRAKAESLGLDARGGLMERAERIIVLAFGLAFSVLLVPVLWVMLVLTLITAVQRFVKVWRQASAPPKVKRPVGRWRSWRPVAGVASTGDWRRRRLPRADRPRVPSAWRRRAHTRP
- a CDS encoding phosphatidylinositol mannoside acyltransferase, with the protein product MVPRHLATRQSHRRPRGGGARVVVADLLPAGQGRVAGSRRTRRPDGTCGADHRPRLRARVQRPARSGAVGHARAHPDHRGPTLRQGLAAGVGTPQGQTPGRPVAELAAGGRRREHGRLAPASPAPGRSSARAVGVETAGPHASLTAWRERTPYYAYRTAGAIAEAMPARVASGAAWVLGKTLARTMRQRHRMIGRHLQRVHGGTLDERALRREVQRAFDSYARYWMEAFRLTRYSPEYIDAHVSSEGMTYLDDALGHGKGVIVAITHLGNWDFGGAWLARRGTPLLAVAEDLQPPELFEWFAGVRRAVGIEIVRLGPEAGTAVLRALKANHIALLMCDRDVAGGGVEVDLFGERTTLPGGPATLALRTGAALLPAAVYFDGHDGHHAFVRPPVSLARTGRMRYDVGRVTQALAHEIEVLVRRAPEQWHIFQPNWPSDLE